Proteins from a single region of Apium graveolens cultivar Ventura chromosome 7, ASM990537v1, whole genome shotgun sequence:
- the LOC141674282 gene encoding uncharacterized protein LOC141674282, producing MTFSTEDYEYVIRPHEDPLIINHIINQNKIWKVRVDTGSSANILFHKTYCKMNLAGKQLEPCNDAPLYAFGGHPIQFEGTITLPVLLGKLPYTVEKPVNFYVVRIESPYNAIFGRPFLSTFEAVKSIPRLKLKFPIKKGVGEMRGDQKTVRIIMLEDLEKDQEYEQSDETGKIKMVKVEFIGSR from the coding sequence ATGACTTTCAGCACTGAGGATTATGAGTACGTCATTCGCCCACATGAAGACCCCCTTATCATTAATCATATCATCAATCAGAACAAAATTTGGAAAGTTAGGGTGGACACTGGAAGTTCAGCCAACATATTGTTCCATAAGACCTACTGTAAGATGAACCTGGCTGGAAAACAGTTGGAGCCCTGTAACGATGCCCCTCTTTACGCCTTCGGAGGACACCCTATACAGTTTGAGGGTACAATCACTCTTCCCGTCCTACTGGGTAAATTACCATACACCGTGGAAAAGCCTGTGAACTTCTATGTGGTTCGGATTGAGAGCCCATATAATGCCATTTTCGGAAGACCATTCCTGTCAACCTTCGAAGCAGTGAAGTCTATACCTCGCCTCAAGCTCAAGTTTCCAATTAAGAAAGGGGTAGGAGAAATGAGAGGCGATCAAAAAACTGTCCGAATTATTATGCTGGAAGACCTGGAGAAAGACCAGGAATATGAGCAGTCGGACGAAACCGGGAAGATAAAAATGGTCAAAGTAGAGTTCATTGGAAGCAGATAA